One part of the Pannonibacter sp. XCT-53 genome encodes these proteins:
- a CDS encoding HlyD family secretion protein, translating into MTGRGRAIAVAIVALAAVLAGGWFWWQGRTALPEGLATANGRIEAETVQIASKTGGRVLEVLVAEGDLVRTGQVLARVDTSELEAMKRGAAAQEAAAREAVNTVLAQIVQRESELKYADQALERARTLLGNGHISQQEVDQRQTARETAAAALAATRAQLANAENTVLASAAEVGRIVTLIDDSTLTAPIAGRVQYRLAEPGEVIGAGGRVLTLLNLGDVYMTVFLPTGSVGRVLIGAEARIVLDAAPEFVIPATVSFVAADAQFTPREVETRSERDKLMFRVKLKIDPALLARHIDKVRTGLPGEAYVMMAPPVAWPAALEVRLPPAP; encoded by the coding sequence ATGACGGGACGCGGACGGGCGATTGCCGTCGCCATCGTGGCGCTGGCGGCTGTGCTGGCTGGCGGCTGGTTCTGGTGGCAGGGGCGCACGGCCCTGCCGGAGGGGCTGGCCACGGCCAACGGGCGAATCGAGGCCGAGACGGTCCAGATCGCCAGCAAGACCGGCGGGCGGGTTCTGGAGGTTCTGGTGGCCGAGGGCGATCTGGTGCGCACCGGACAGGTGCTGGCGCGGGTCGATACCTCCGAGCTGGAGGCCATGAAGCGCGGGGCCGCCGCCCAGGAAGCGGCCGCGCGCGAGGCCGTCAACACGGTGCTGGCGCAGATCGTCCAGCGCGAGAGCGAGCTGAAATACGCAGACCAGGCGCTGGAGCGCGCGCGCACGCTGCTCGGCAACGGCCATATCTCGCAGCAGGAGGTCGATCAGCGCCAGACGGCGCGCGAGACCGCCGCCGCCGCCCTTGCCGCCACCCGCGCGCAGCTGGCGAATGCCGAGAACACCGTGCTGGCCAGTGCGGCAGAGGTCGGCCGCATCGTCACCCTGATCGATGACAGCACGCTGACCGCCCCGATTGCCGGGCGCGTCCAGTACCGGCTGGCCGAGCCGGGCGAGGTGATCGGCGCCGGTGGCCGCGTGCTGACGCTGCTCAATCTCGGCGATGTCTACATGACCGTCTTCCTGCCCACCGGCAGCGTCGGACGCGTGCTGATCGGGGCCGAGGCCCGGATCGTGCTGGACGCCGCACCGGAATTCGTCATTCCCGCCACGGTCTCCTTCGTTGCGGCCGACGCCCAGTTCACCCCGCGCGAGGTGGAAACCCGGTCGGAGCGCGACAAGCTGATGTTCCGCGTCAAGCTGAAGATCGACCCGGCGCTCCTCGCCCGGCACATCGACAAGGTCCGCACCGGCCTGCCCGGCGAGGCCTATGTGATGATGGCCCCGCCCGTCGCCTGGCCGGCCGCGCTCGAGGTCCGCCTGCCCCCGGCCCCGTGA
- the rbbA gene encoding ribosome-associated ATPase/putative transporter RbbA, with amino-acid sequence MILQPPASPIARPDVPQAGVARLEAVSHRYGKVVALDAISLELPAGRTMGLIGPDGVGKSTLLALLSGARRIQSGTVTALGADLSRPRDRRKVLPRIAYMPQGLGKNLYMDLTVAENLEFFGRLFGQDRPERQRRISDLTQATGLFSFLDRPAGKLSGGMKQKLGLCCALIHDPDLLILDEPTTGVDPLSRRQFWTLIETIRADRPGMSVIVATAYMDEAERFEHLVALHAGRILAEGTAADLKAQGRGATLEEAFVNLLPDRSGRPHATLVVPPFTDGDAAPAIMARDLVQRFGTFTAVDHVSFEIRRGEIFGFLGSNGCGKSTTMKMLTGLLPPTEGEAFLFGEKVNAANLESRKRVGYMSQAFSLYGELTVRQNLILHAQLFHMPAAEVPARVAELLDRFRLGEHADTLPEALPLGVRQRLSLAVAIVHRPDVLILDEPTSGVDPVARDEFWQLLVDLARKDRVTIFLSTHFMNEGERCDRISLMHAGKVLACDTPQNLIRDHGAATLEDAFIACLEAARPEEQAAEAGRAAGAADPDTTTAHTAEATATATAPARKRRAPFPVLSRRRLMAYSLREAKELRRDPVRLAVALLGTMILMLVFGYGITTDVNELTYAVLDQDQTRESRQYAESFSGSRYFAEQAPIRSEAEILPRLRSGDISLAIEIPPGFGKALLRGETPQIAATIDGAMPFRAETIAGYVEGLNRAYLVERYRQIHGEAPPAGVAVIEPRFRYNQDFKSINAMAPSVMALLLVFIPAILTAVSVVREKELGSITNLYVTPVTSLEFLIGKQLPYVLVALVNFLLMTAMAVLVFGVALKGSFAALCLGAVLYVCATTAIGLLFSTFTSTQVAAIFGTAIGTVLPAVQFSGMMQPVASLEGGGAMIGAIYPTAHFMTIAVGTFTKGLGIGDLSASFLALLPAAPLVLVACVLLLPKQER; translated from the coding sequence ATGATCCTGCAGCCGCCCGCAAGCCCGATCGCACGGCCGGATGTGCCACAGGCCGGGGTCGCCCGTCTGGAGGCCGTCAGCCACCGGTACGGCAAGGTCGTCGCGCTCGATGCGATCTCGCTCGAGCTCCCGGCAGGGCGCACGATGGGCCTGATCGGCCCCGACGGCGTGGGCAAGTCCACCCTGCTCGCCCTGCTGTCCGGCGCCCGCCGGATCCAGAGCGGGACCGTGACCGCGCTCGGGGCTGACCTGTCGCGGCCGCGCGACAGGCGCAAGGTCCTGCCGCGCATCGCCTACATGCCGCAAGGGCTCGGCAAGAACCTCTACATGGACCTGACGGTGGCCGAAAACCTGGAGTTCTTCGGCCGTCTGTTCGGACAGGACCGGCCGGAACGCCAGCGGCGGATCAGCGACCTGACACAGGCAACCGGACTGTTTTCCTTTCTCGACCGGCCGGCAGGAAAACTGTCCGGGGGCATGAAGCAGAAGCTCGGGCTGTGCTGCGCCCTGATCCATGACCCCGATCTCCTGATCCTCGACGAGCCGACCACCGGCGTCGATCCGCTGTCTCGCCGCCAGTTCTGGACGCTGATCGAGACCATCCGCGCGGACCGGCCGGGCATGAGCGTGATCGTGGCGACCGCCTACATGGACGAGGCCGAGCGGTTCGAGCATCTGGTTGCCCTGCATGCCGGGCGGATCCTGGCCGAGGGCACGGCGGCGGACCTGAAGGCGCAAGGCCGGGGCGCAACGCTCGAGGAGGCCTTCGTCAACCTCCTGCCGGATCGCAGCGGACGCCCGCATGCGACGCTGGTGGTGCCGCCCTTCACCGACGGCGACGCGGCGCCGGCCATCATGGCCCGCGATCTGGTGCAACGCTTCGGCACCTTCACGGCCGTCGATCACGTCAGTTTCGAGATCCGCAGGGGCGAGATCTTCGGGTTTCTGGGGTCGAACGGCTGCGGCAAGTCGACAACGATGAAGATGCTGACGGGCCTTCTGCCGCCGACGGAAGGCGAGGCTTTCCTGTTCGGCGAAAAGGTCAACGCGGCCAATCTGGAGAGCCGCAAGCGGGTCGGCTACATGTCGCAGGCCTTCTCGCTCTATGGCGAGCTGACCGTGCGCCAGAACCTGATACTGCACGCGCAGCTCTTCCACATGCCGGCCGCCGAGGTGCCGGCCCGTGTCGCGGAGCTGCTCGACCGCTTTCGTCTCGGAGAGCATGCCGACACGTTGCCAGAGGCGTTGCCGCTGGGGGTGCGCCAGCGCCTGTCGCTGGCTGTCGCCATCGTGCACCGGCCGGATGTGCTCATCCTCGACGAGCCGACGTCGGGCGTCGATCCGGTGGCGCGCGATGAGTTCTGGCAGTTGCTCGTCGATCTCGCGCGCAAGGACCGGGTGACGATCTTCCTGTCGACGCATTTCATGAACGAGGGCGAACGCTGCGACCGCATCTCGCTGATGCACGCCGGCAAGGTCCTGGCCTGCGACACGCCGCAGAACCTCATCCGCGACCATGGAGCGGCCACGCTGGAGGATGCCTTCATCGCCTGCCTCGAGGCGGCACGTCCGGAGGAACAGGCAGCCGAGGCGGGAAGGGCCGCAGGCGCAGCAGATCCGGACACGACAACGGCGCACACGGCCGAGGCGACCGCAACGGCCACCGCCCCTGCCCGCAAGCGCCGGGCGCCGTTTCCGGTCCTGTCGCGCCGCCGCCTGATGGCCTATTCGCTGCGCGAGGCCAAGGAGCTGCGCCGCGATCCCGTTCGCCTCGCCGTCGCCCTGCTCGGCACCATGATCCTGATGCTGGTGTTCGGCTACGGCATCACCACGGATGTCAACGAGCTGACCTATGCCGTTCTGGACCAGGACCAGACACGCGAGAGCCGGCAATATGCCGAGAGCTTTTCCGGCTCGCGCTACTTTGCCGAGCAGGCGCCGATCCGGTCCGAGGCGGAGATCCTGCCGCGCCTCAGGTCCGGCGACATCTCGCTCGCCATCGAGATCCCGCCCGGCTTCGGCAAGGCCCTGCTCCGAGGCGAGACGCCTCAGATCGCGGCCACCATCGACGGGGCGATGCCCTTCCGGGCCGAGACCATCGCCGGCTATGTCGAGGGGCTGAACCGGGCTTATCTGGTCGAGCGTTACCGCCAGATCCATGGCGAGGCCCCGCCCGCCGGCGTCGCAGTGATCGAGCCGCGCTTCCGCTACAATCAGGACTTCAAGAGCATCAACGCCATGGCACCCTCCGTCATGGCGCTGCTCCTGGTCTTCATCCCGGCCATCCTGACGGCCGTCAGCGTGGTGCGCGAGAAGGAACTGGGCTCGATCACCAATCTCTATGTCACGCCGGTGACGAGCCTCGAGTTCCTCATCGGCAAGCAGCTCCCTTATGTCCTGGTCGCACTGGTCAACTTCCTGCTGATGACCGCCATGGCGGTGCTGGTCTTCGGCGTGGCGCTCAAGGGCAGCTTCGCCGCCCTCTGCCTCGGCGCGGTGCTCTATGTCTGCGCCACCACCGCCATCGGTCTCCTGTTTTCCACCTTCACCTCGACGCAAGTGGCCGCGATCTTCGGCACCGCGATCGGAACCGTCCTCCCGGCGGTGCAGTTTTCCGGCATGATGCAGCCGGTCGCCTCCCTGGAGGGCGGCGGGGCCATGATCGGGGCGATCTACCCGACCGCCCATTTCATGACCATCGCGGTGGGCACCTTCACCAAGGGCCTGGGGATCGGCGACCTGTCGGCAAGTTTCCTGGCGCTGCTGCCCGCTGCCCCGCTGGTGCTCGTTGCCTGCGTCCTGCTGCTGCCGAAACAGGAGCGCTGA
- a CDS encoding sensor histidine kinase, producing the protein MILERDPRADVDQGPRGRLGRRIGLAVMILSLASIGVTFMVLTGATPIEPTQQVVKLSMLVNGLLASGLVVAILWEIAKLLQARRRGRAAARLHVRIVAMFSLIAAVPALLMAVVATITLDQGLDRWFEQRTRQIIDNALTVAQAYLQEHAHVLRADLTAMASDVDRARGIYDYEPSRFDSFFTAQAQLRGLLAAFVMKGDGTVITRVVLDPRANILLPPSDIYPKADGGEPVLIAPGTSNLVGGVMKLQSFDGMYLYVTRGMDPRVTEYLRLAEEGATEYTKMEETRFGAQVAFALIYLGVALILLLSAIWIGFGFSSRLVAPIRRLISAADQVSKGNLYVEVVTEKSEGDLANLGATFNNMTGQLRGQRDALLAANEQIDRRRRFTEAVLSGVTASVIGIDDEGAITLVNRSARALLQIEESDALDRPIAEVIPELADCVALAIQKESERFKETQITLVRGGRERTVNVRITTEQSTRREHGYVVTLDDITDLVSAQRNSAWADVARRIAHEIKNPLTPIQLSAERIRRRYGKKVEDDRSVFDQCIDTIIRQVGDIGQMVDEFSSFARMRKPTKARADLRNMVREAAFLQTVGNPDIEIRTELPDGPIEGFVDQRLIGQALTNVIKNAAEAVSGRAGSDLPKGRIRIVLRAEGERQVIDVIDNGVGLPTENRQRLLEPYMTTREKGTGLGLAIVRKIMEDHGGGIELLDAPDLGPGESGAMVRLIIGPQDPAAEAAAASPNQDIRQEEVTGHGV; encoded by the coding sequence ATGATACTGGAACGGGATCCGCGCGCGGATGTGGATCAGGGCCCGCGTGGCCGGTTGGGCCGGCGCATCGGCCTTGCCGTGATGATCCTGTCGCTGGCCTCCATCGGTGTCACCTTCATGGTGCTGACCGGTGCGACGCCGATCGAGCCGACGCAACAGGTCGTGAAGCTGTCGATGCTGGTCAATGGCCTGCTCGCCAGCGGCCTTGTCGTCGCCATCCTCTGGGAAATCGCCAAGCTGCTGCAGGCCCGTCGCCGGGGGCGGGCGGCCGCGCGGCTGCATGTGCGCATCGTGGCGATGTTCAGCCTCATCGCCGCCGTTCCGGCGCTGCTGATGGCGGTCGTGGCCACGATCACGCTCGACCAGGGGCTGGACCGCTGGTTCGAGCAGCGCACCCGCCAGATCATCGACAACGCGCTCACCGTCGCCCAGGCCTATCTGCAGGAACACGCGCATGTGCTGCGCGCCGACCTGACCGCCATGGCCAGCGACGTGGACCGGGCGCGGGGCATCTACGACTACGAGCCCTCCCGGTTCGATTCCTTCTTCACCGCGCAGGCCCAGCTGCGCGGCCTGCTGGCCGCCTTCGTGATGAAGGGCGATGGCACCGTCATCACCCGTGTCGTGCTGGATCCGCGCGCCAACATCCTGCTGCCGCCCTCCGACATCTATCCCAAGGCCGACGGAGGGGAACCGGTCCTGATCGCGCCGGGCACCTCGAACCTCGTCGGCGGCGTGATGAAGCTGCAGTCGTTCGACGGCATGTATCTCTATGTCACCCGCGGGATGGACCCGCGCGTGACGGAATACCTGCGTCTGGCGGAGGAGGGCGCCACCGAATACACCAAGATGGAGGAGACGCGGTTTGGCGCCCAGGTGGCCTTCGCGCTGATCTATCTGGGCGTCGCGCTGATCCTGCTCCTGTCGGCGATCTGGATCGGCTTCGGCTTTTCCAGCCGGCTTGTCGCCCCGATCCGCCGCCTCATCTCGGCTGCCGACCAGGTGTCGAAGGGCAATCTCTATGTCGAGGTGGTGACCGAGAAGTCCGAAGGCGATCTCGCCAATCTCGGCGCCACCTTCAACAACATGACCGGCCAGCTGCGCGGCCAGCGCGACGCGCTGCTGGCGGCCAACGAACAGATCGACCGCCGCCGCCGCTTCACCGAGGCGGTGCTGTCCGGCGTCACGGCCTCGGTCATCGGCATCGACGACGAGGGTGCCATCACGCTGGTCAACCGCTCGGCCCGCGCCCTGCTGCAGATCGAGGAAAGCGATGCGCTTGACCGGCCGATCGCCGAGGTGATCCCGGAGCTTGCGGACTGCGTCGCGCTGGCCATCCAGAAGGAAAGCGAGCGGTTCAAGGAAACCCAGATCACGCTGGTACGCGGCGGCCGGGAGCGGACCGTCAACGTCCGCATCACCACGGAGCAGTCGACCCGGCGCGAGCACGGCTATGTGGTGACGCTCGACGACATCACGGATCTCGTCTCGGCGCAGCGCAACTCCGCCTGGGCCGACGTGGCCCGGCGCATCGCGCACGAGATCAAGAACCCGCTCACCCCGATCCAGCTCTCGGCCGAGCGCATCCGCCGCCGCTACGGCAAGAAGGTCGAGGACGACCGCTCCGTGTTCGACCAGTGCATCGACACGATCATCCGCCAGGTCGGCGACATCGGCCAGATGGTCGACGAGTTCTCGTCCTTCGCCCGCATGCGCAAGCCCACCAAGGCGCGCGCGGACCTGCGCAACATGGTGCGGGAAGCAGCCTTTCTGCAGACGGTCGGCAATCCGGACATCGAGATCCGCACCGAACTGCCCGATGGTCCGATCGAGGGCTTTGTCGACCAGCGACTGATCGGCCAGGCGCTGACCAACGTGATCAAGAATGCGGCCGAGGCCGTGTCGGGGCGCGCGGGCTCGGACCTGCCGAAAGGCCGCATCCGCATCGTCCTGCGCGCCGAAGGCGAGCGGCAGGTGATTGACGTGATCGACAACGGCGTCGGGCTGCCGACGGAGAACCGGCAACGGCTGCTGGAGCCCTACATGACCACCCGGGAGAAGGGCACCGGGCTCGGTCTTGCCATCGTGCGCAAGATCATGGAGGACCACGGCGGCGGCATCGAGCTTCTCGATGCGCCCGACCTCGGTCCGGGAGAGAGCGGGGCGATGGTCCGGCTGATCATCGGACCGCAAGACCCAGCGGCAGAGGCAGCTGCAGCTTCGCCCAACCAGGACATCAGGCAAGAAGAAGTGACCGGCCATGGCGTATGA
- the ntrC gene encoding nitrogen regulation protein NR(I): MPTGTILVADDDAAIRTVLNQALSRAGYTVRLTSNAATLWRWVSSGDGDLVVTDVVMPDENIFDVLPRIKKLRPDLPVIVMSAQNTFMTAIRASEKGAYEYLPKPFDLKELTSIIARALEEPKQRRPVETEDMGENIPLVGRSPAMQEIYRVLARLMQTDLTVMINGESGTGKELVARALHDYGKRRNGPFVAINMAAIPRDLIEAELFGHEKGAFTGAQARSSGRFEQADGGTLFLDEIGDMPMEAQTRLLRVLQQGEYTTVGGRTPIKTDVRIVAATHKDLRQAINQGLFREDLFFRLNVVPIRLPPLRERVEDIPDLVRHFFALAEKEGLPAKQIDAAAMNLLRRYRWPGNVRELENLVRRLAALYPQDVIGEALLEQELSTPVASQAAEDQSGEINLGQSVERYLNGYFANYGDALPPPGLYHRILREIEYPLIGAALAATRGNQIKAAELLGVNRNTLRKKIRDLDVQVLRASR; this comes from the coding sequence ATGCCGACCGGGACCATTCTCGTTGCTGACGACGACGCAGCAATCCGCACGGTGCTGAACCAGGCCCTGTCCCGGGCCGGCTACACGGTGCGCCTCACCTCCAACGCTGCCACCCTGTGGCGCTGGGTCAGTTCCGGCGACGGCGATCTCGTGGTCACCGATGTGGTCATGCCGGACGAGAACATCTTCGACGTGCTGCCGCGCATCAAGAAGCTCCGGCCCGACCTGCCGGTCATCGTCATGAGCGCCCAGAACACCTTCATGACCGCCATCCGGGCGTCGGAGAAGGGGGCTTATGAATATCTTCCCAAGCCCTTCGACCTGAAAGAACTCACCAGCATCATCGCCCGCGCGCTGGAGGAGCCCAAGCAACGCCGTCCGGTCGAGACCGAGGACATGGGCGAGAACATCCCGCTGGTCGGCCGCTCGCCGGCCATGCAGGAGATCTACCGCGTGCTGGCCCGCCTGATGCAGACGGACCTGACCGTCATGATCAACGGCGAGAGCGGCACCGGCAAGGAGCTGGTCGCCCGCGCGCTGCATGACTATGGCAAGCGCCGCAACGGGCCGTTCGTCGCCATCAACATGGCCGCGATCCCGCGCGACCTGATCGAGGCCGAGCTGTTCGGCCACGAGAAGGGCGCCTTCACCGGCGCGCAGGCCCGTTCCTCGGGGCGGTTCGAGCAGGCGGACGGCGGCACGCTGTTCCTCGACGAAATCGGCGACATGCCGATGGAAGCCCAGACCCGGCTCCTGCGCGTGCTGCAGCAGGGCGAATACACCACCGTCGGCGGCCGCACCCCGATCAAGACCGACGTGCGGATCGTCGCGGCCACCCACAAGGACCTGCGCCAGGCGATCAACCAGGGCCTGTTCCGCGAAGACCTGTTCTTCCGCCTGAACGTGGTGCCGATTCGCCTTCCGCCGCTGCGCGAACGCGTCGAGGACATTCCGGATCTGGTGCGCCACTTCTTCGCGCTGGCCGAGAAGGAAGGCCTGCCGGCCAAGCAGATCGACGCGGCCGCCATGAACCTGTTGCGCCGCTACCGCTGGCCGGGCAACGTGCGCGAGCTGGAAAACCTCGTCCGCCGGCTCGCCGCCCTTTATCCGCAGGATGTGATCGGCGAGGCGCTGCTGGAGCAGGAGCTGTCGACGCCGGTGGCCTCGCAGGCAGCGGAGGACCAGTCGGGGGAGATCAACCTCGGCCAGTCGGTCGAGCGCTATCTCAACGGCTATTTCGCCAATTACGGTGACGCGCTGCCGCCCCCGGGCCTCTATCACCGCATCCTGCGGGAGATCGAGTATCCCCTGATCGGCGCGGCTCTTGCAGCCACGCGCGGCAACCAGATCAAGGCGGCCGAACTCCTTGGCGTCAACCGCAACACGCTGCGCAAGAAGATCCGCGACCTCGACGTCCAGGTGCTGCGCGCCAGCCGCTGA
- the ntrX gene encoding nitrogen assimilation response regulator NtrX — MAYDILIVDDETDIREMIAGILDDEGYGTRTASDSDTALAAIKERRPSLVVLDIWLQGSRLDGLALLDEIKAQDKDLPVVIISGHGNVETAVSAIKRGAYDYIEKPFKADRLLLITERALEASSLRREIRELKQRSGDTARLIGESNAINQLRQTVERIAGTNSRILISGPSGAGKELAARMIHELSPRARGPFVALNAATITPERMEEELFGVEDEKGNLRKIGALEEAHGGTLYLDEVADMPRETQGKILRVLVDQTFTRVGGATRVQVDIRILSSTARNLESEIASGTFREDLYHRLSVVPLRVPGLAERREDIPVLVRHFMEQISASAGLPMRRIGDDAMAVLQTHDWPGNIRQLRNNVERLMILTRGDAEAVITADLLPAEVGAMLPNLPSNGGGDHLMSVPLREAREIFERDYLQAQIKRFGGNISRTAEFVGMERSALHRKLKSLGLS, encoded by the coding sequence ATGGCGTATGACATCCTGATCGTGGACGACGAGACCGACATCCGCGAGATGATCGCGGGCATTCTCGACGACGAAGGCTACGGAACGCGGACGGCGTCGGACAGCGACACGGCGCTGGCGGCGATCAAGGAGCGGCGGCCGTCGCTGGTCGTGCTCGACATCTGGCTGCAGGGCAGCCGGCTCGACGGACTGGCGCTGCTCGACGAGATCAAGGCGCAGGACAAGGACCTGCCGGTGGTGATCATCTCCGGCCATGGCAATGTCGAGACTGCCGTATCCGCAATCAAGCGCGGCGCCTATGACTACATCGAGAAGCCGTTCAAGGCGGACCGGTTGCTGCTCATCACCGAGCGTGCCCTGGAGGCCTCCAGCCTGCGGCGCGAGATCCGCGAGCTCAAGCAGCGCAGCGGCGACACGGCCCGGCTGATCGGCGAATCCAATGCCATCAACCAGTTGCGCCAGACCGTGGAGCGGATCGCCGGCACCAACAGCCGCATCCTGATTTCCGGTCCCTCGGGGGCCGGCAAGGAGCTGGCCGCGCGCATGATCCACGAGCTGTCGCCGCGGGCGCGCGGACCCTTCGTGGCGCTCAATGCCGCCACCATCACGCCGGAGCGGATGGAGGAGGAGCTGTTCGGCGTCGAGGACGAGAAGGGCAACCTGCGCAAGATCGGGGCGCTTGAGGAGGCCCATGGCGGCACGCTCTATCTCGACGAGGTGGCCGACATGCCGCGCGAGACGCAGGGCAAGATCCTGCGCGTGCTGGTGGACCAGACCTTCACCCGTGTCGGAGGGGCGACGCGCGTCCAGGTCGACATCCGCATCCTGTCCTCCACGGCGCGCAACCTCGAGAGCGAGATCGCCAGCGGCACCTTCCGCGAGGATCTCTATCACCGGCTGAGCGTGGTGCCGCTCCGGGTGCCCGGCCTTGCCGAGCGCCGCGAGGACATTCCCGTGCTGGTGCGCCATTTCATGGAGCAGATCTCGGCCAGCGCCGGCCTGCCGATGCGTCGCATCGGCGACGATGCCATGGCGGTGCTGCAGACCCACGACTGGCCCGGCAACATCCGGCAGCTGCGCAACAACGTGGAACGGCTCATGATCCTGACGCGGGGCGATGCGGAAGCGGTGATCACCGCCGACCTTCTGCCTGCGGAAGTGGGCGCCATGCTGCCGAACCTGCCGTCCAACGGCGGCGGCGACCACCTGATGTCCGTCCCCTTGCGCGAGGCGCGCGAGATCTTCGAGCGGGACTACCTGCAGGCCCAGATCAAGCGCTTCGGCGGCAACATCTCGCGCACGGCCGAATTCGTTGGAATGGAACGTTCGGCCTTGCATCGCAAGCTGAAGTCGCTAGGGCTATCGTGA
- a CDS encoding ABC transporter permease, with the protein MRRLVTIYRLGLKEILSLWRDPVLLILILWAFTGGVYMAAEGMKSDLNNVSIAVVDEDRSQLSLQLVEALRPPEFLTPVRISFGEIDRALDGNTFSFVLVIPARFEADVRAGKTPALQLDIDATAMMQAGIGTNFIANALGQELNRFAASLGLAQDRPLDLVLRYAFNPNLTGAWFSSVMEIINNITMLTVVLTGAAVIREREHGTLEHLLAMPLTPFEIMMAKVWANGLVIVAVVAFSLWIVVEGLLKVPVAGSIPLFLAGTVLYLFFASALGILLGTVARSMPQFGLLFILIVLPMNLLSGGETPLESQPEALQMIMSLVPSTQFVAMAQAVLYRGAGVTIIWPKLVMITLVGLTLFTLAAARFRRSIAAAR; encoded by the coding sequence TTGCGCCGTCTCGTCACCATCTACCGGCTGGGCCTCAAGGAAATCCTGTCGCTGTGGCGCGATCCGGTGCTGCTGATCCTGATCCTCTGGGCCTTTACCGGCGGCGTCTACATGGCCGCCGAGGGCATGAAGAGCGATCTCAACAACGTCTCCATCGCAGTGGTGGACGAGGACCGCTCGCAGCTGTCGCTGCAGCTGGTCGAGGCGCTGCGACCGCCGGAATTCCTGACCCCGGTCCGCATCTCCTTCGGCGAGATCGATCGCGCGCTCGACGGCAACACCTTTTCCTTCGTGCTGGTGATCCCGGCGCGGTTCGAGGCCGACGTCAGGGCCGGCAAGACCCCGGCACTGCAGCTCGACATCGACGCCACCGCCATGATGCAGGCCGGGATCGGGACCAACTTCATCGCCAACGCGCTGGGTCAGGAGCTGAACCGCTTTGCCGCAAGCCTTGGCCTGGCGCAGGACAGGCCGCTCGACCTGGTGCTGCGCTATGCCTTCAACCCCAACCTGACCGGCGCCTGGTTTTCCTCGGTGATGGAGATCATCAACAACATCACCATGCTGACCGTGGTTCTGACCGGTGCGGCCGTCATCCGCGAGCGCGAGCACGGCACGCTGGAACATCTCCTGGCAATGCCGCTGACGCCCTTCGAGATCATGATGGCCAAGGTCTGGGCCAACGGACTGGTGATCGTCGCCGTCGTCGCCTTTTCACTCTGGATTGTCGTCGAGGGGCTGTTGAAGGTGCCGGTGGCGGGCTCGATCCCGCTGTTTCTTGCCGGAACCGTGCTCTACCTGTTCTTTGCCTCGGCCCTCGGCATCCTGCTCGGCACCGTCGCCCGTTCGATGCCGCAATTCGGACTGCTGTTCATCCTGATCGTGCTGCCGATGAACCTCCTGTCCGGTGGCGAGACCCCGCTCGAAAGCCAGCCGGAAGCCCTGCAGATGATCATGAGCCTGGTGCCCTCGACCCAGTTCGTGGCGATGGCACAGGCGGTGCTCTACCGGGGGGCCGGCGTGACGATCATCTGGCCGAAGCTCGTGATGATCACCCTCGTCGGCCTGACGCTGTTCACCCTCGCCGCCGCCCGCTTCCGCCGGTCCATCGCCGCCGCCCGCTGA